From the genome of Flavobacterium ovatum, one region includes:
- a CDS encoding MFS transporter encodes MKNKTYNLKALLIATLLSVFMIVLVFYGSRELQNFDAALVTYLFGTVFAFFGIVYRYTVWLQRPPTWIYFKRGISYLFTGKVISHFWFASKETIENIAFQKFIYPRGKYRWMAHFMIAIGCTSAFMITIPLTFGWIHFTLAPNSISIYEAHFFGFKVMDFELGSVVAFLTFHALNWSSYLVILGSLYYLRRRLTNPGLIATQSFEGDLLPLILLIAISVTGLGLTYSYQFMKGFAFDFLAVLHAITVIMFLIWIPFGKFFHIIQRPAQIGAHIYKKQGMKQGMAVCEHTGEEYATNLHINDLKIVTKELGFNFDREDGTSHLDLSPEGKRSRLAQAHLKARTAGGNLFG; translated from the coding sequence ATGAAAAATAAGACTTATAATTTAAAAGCCTTACTTATTGCGACGCTTTTGTCTGTATTTATGATTGTGCTTGTTTTCTATGGTTCTAGAGAATTGCAAAATTTTGATGCTGCATTAGTAACCTATTTGTTCGGAACGGTGTTTGCGTTTTTTGGAATCGTTTATAGATATACTGTTTGGCTGCAAAGGCCACCCACTTGGATATATTTCAAACGAGGTATAAGCTATTTGTTTACAGGAAAAGTGATTTCGCATTTCTGGTTTGCATCCAAGGAAACGATTGAAAATATTGCTTTTCAAAAGTTTATTTATCCAAGAGGAAAATACCGTTGGATGGCGCATTTCATGATAGCCATTGGTTGTACATCGGCTTTTATGATAACTATTCCGCTTACTTTTGGATGGATACATTTTACTTTGGCACCCAATTCAATTTCGATTTATGAAGCCCATTTTTTTGGTTTCAAAGTAATGGATTTCGAACTAGGTTCTGTCGTTGCATTCTTGACTTTTCACGCTTTGAACTGGTCATCCTACTTAGTGATTTTAGGTTCATTGTATTATTTAAGAAGACGATTAACAAACCCAGGATTGATTGCAACTCAAAGTTTTGAAGGTGATTTGTTACCACTTATTTTGTTAATTGCTATTTCGGTAACGGGATTAGGATTAACGTATTCGTACCAATTTATGAAAGGTTTTGCTTTTGACTTTTTGGCCGTATTGCATGCGATAACCGTAATTATGTTTTTGATTTGGATTCCGTTTGGGAAGTTTTTCCACATCATTCAGCGTCCAGCACAAATTGGAGCGCATATTTACAAAAAACAAGGAATGAAACAAGGTATGGCAGTGTGCGAACATACAGGTGAAGAATATGCAACCAATTTACATATCAATGACCTGAAAATAGTTACCAAAGAATTAGGTTTTAATTTCGATAGAGAAGACGGAACTTCCCATTTAGACTTGAGTCCCGAAGGAAAAAGATCTCGTTTGGCACAAGCCCATTTGAAAGCAAGAACCGCTGGAGGTAATTTATTTGGATAA
- a CDS encoding molybdopterin oxidoreductase family protein yields MAKLPVSEENIIAQYGPTLNYSPKEGYEGRDEPDELVKTHCCFCGMQCGIQLSVKDNKVVGFEPWMEFPFNEGRLCPKGVQRYLQNNHPDRLLHPVKRVEGQGFVPTSWDEAMDKTVSEIKRIQTTYGNDAFSVLSGVSLTNEKSYLMGKFARVALKTKNLDYNGRLCMVSAGAGNKKAFGLDRGSNNYSDLEYAEVIIVAGANVSETFPTLTHWIWKARDRGAKLIVIDPRMIPLARTADIHLDVRPGTDSALYGAMLKYLADHDMLDHDFIDNHTSGFQETLDAVKDNTLEWAEEITGIKKEKIEAAAKLWGKANTSFLLHARGIEHHSKGVDNVLGCINLVLATGRIGKPYCGYATITGQGNGQGGREHGHKCDQLPGNRDIENPEHRKYISDVWGIDEKDMPGKGLSAYEIIEAIHRGEIKGLLSICFNPLVSLPNSNYVREALEKLEYYVCIDFFMNETARHADMVLAGSLQEEEEGTTTSAEGRVIRIRQAVTPPGDARTDTSIILELAKRLGAEDKFTYENSEAIFNELRVASKGGTADYYGITYKRIEDEMGVFWPCPEIGHPGTPRLWEDRKFKTPDGKAHFNAAPYKLPGEVTDADYPVILTTGRVVSQYLSGTQTRRIGKLVDQYPEPLLEIHPAMAKKFGIKQRELVRVSTRRGDGVFPANIVETIREDTVFIPYHWSGKKSANQLTPGTLDPISKIPEFKVCACHLEPLNEIAAPSNESKAYASL; encoded by the coding sequence ATGGCAAAATTACCCGTTTCAGAAGAAAATATTATTGCTCAATATGGACCAACGCTTAATTACAGTCCAAAAGAGGGATATGAAGGAAGAGATGAACCAGACGAATTGGTAAAAACACATTGTTGCTTTTGCGGTATGCAATGCGGAATTCAATTGTCTGTGAAAGATAATAAAGTGGTTGGATTTGAACCTTGGATGGAATTTCCTTTTAACGAAGGAAGATTGTGCCCAAAAGGAGTACAGCGCTATTTGCAAAACAACCATCCTGACCGCCTTTTGCATCCCGTAAAAAGAGTCGAAGGACAAGGTTTTGTACCGACTTCTTGGGATGAAGCGATGGATAAAACGGTTTCGGAAATCAAACGCATTCAAACTACTTATGGTAACGATGCTTTCTCGGTACTTTCGGGAGTTTCCTTGACCAATGAAAAAAGTTACTTGATGGGGAAATTTGCCCGAGTAGCTTTAAAAACAAAAAACTTAGATTATAACGGACGCCTTTGCATGGTAAGTGCAGGTGCTGGAAACAAAAAAGCATTTGGATTAGACAGAGGTTCGAATAATTATTCGGACTTAGAATATGCCGAAGTAATTATTGTGGCTGGTGCCAATGTCAGCGAGACTTTTCCAACTTTAACGCATTGGATTTGGAAGGCTAGAGATAGAGGAGCCAAATTGATTGTAATTGACCCAAGGATGATTCCACTGGCTAGAACTGCCGATATTCATTTGGATGTTCGTCCCGGAACCGATTCTGCTTTATACGGAGCAATGCTGAAATATTTGGCGGATCACGATATGTTGGACCACGATTTTATCGACAATCATACTTCAGGTTTTCAAGAAACTTTGGATGCTGTAAAAGACAATACGCTCGAATGGGCCGAAGAAATCACAGGAATTAAGAAAGAAAAAATAGAAGCTGCAGCCAAATTATGGGGAAAAGCCAATACAAGTTTCTTGCTTCATGCTCGCGGAATCGAACACCATTCAAAAGGAGTAGATAATGTTTTGGGTTGTATCAATTTGGTTTTGGCAACAGGACGAATCGGAAAACCCTATTGTGGTTATGCTACCATCACAGGACAAGGAAATGGCCAAGGTGGTAGAGAACACGGTCACAAATGTGATCAGTTGCCTGGAAATAGGGATATTGAAAACCCAGAACACCGCAAATATATTTCGGATGTTTGGGGAATTGATGAAAAAGATATGCCTGGGAAAGGGTTGTCTGCTTACGAAATAATCGAGGCGATTCATCGAGGCGAAATCAAAGGATTGTTGTCTATTTGTTTCAATCCGTTGGTGTCTTTGCCGAATAGTAATTATGTTCGTGAAGCTTTAGAAAAATTAGAATATTATGTTTGTATCGATTTCTTTATGAATGAAACCGCTCGTCATGCCGACATGGTTTTGGCAGGTTCATTACAAGAAGAAGAGGAGGGAACAACCACATCTGCCGAAGGTCGAGTTATTCGAATTCGTCAAGCGGTAACACCTCCGGGAGACGCAAGGACAGACACTTCTATTATTTTAGAATTAGCCAAAAGGTTAGGAGCAGAAGATAAGTTTACTTACGAAAATAGTGAGGCTATTTTTAATGAATTGCGTGTAGCTTCCAAAGGAGGAACAGCAGATTATTATGGAATTACCTATAAAAGAATAGAAGACGAAATGGGTGTTTTTTGGCCATGTCCAGAAATCGGGCATCCCGGAACCCCGCGTTTATGGGAAGATAGAAAATTTAAAACTCCAGACGGAAAAGCACATTTTAATGCTGCACCTTACAAACTTCCTGGGGAAGTTACCGATGCGGATTATCCTGTGATTTTGACCACGGGTCGTGTAGTTTCGCAATATTTAAGTGGAACACAAACCCGCAGAATAGGGAAATTAGTTGACCAATATCCTGAGCCGTTATTAGAAATTCATCCGGCTATGGCAAAGAAATTCGGCATCAAACAAAGGGAATTGGTGCGTGTTTCAACTCGAAGAGGAGATGGCGTTTTTCCCGCGAATATCGTAGAAACCATTCGAGAAGATACCGTTTTTATTCCGTACCACTGGTCTGGAAAAAAATCGGCAAACCAATTGACACCGGGAACTTTGGATCCAATTTCCAAAATCCCTGAGTTTAAAGTTTGTGCTTGTCACTTGGAACCACTTAACGAAATTGCAGCTCCTTCTAATGAATCCAAGGCTTACGCTAGTCTTTAA